A genomic segment from Phragmites australis chromosome 6, lpPhrAust1.1, whole genome shotgun sequence encodes:
- the LOC133921976 gene encoding ACT domain-containing protein ACR3: MLPYFDPEYENFNQRINPPRVCIDNTTCSDCTLVKVDSMNKNGILLEVLQVLSDLDLHISKAYITSDGGWFMDVFHVVDKQGQKVTDEKTIKYIEKALGPESNLLGANGSNSPGRSVGMHSIGDHTAIELKGPDRAGLLSEIFAVLADLQCNVLAAEVWTHRTRVACVVYVNDVATGQAIDDPRRLSRIEDRLRHVLRGYGGGDDDGRGTHANFAVGSTSHHVDRRLHQLMNADVDFDGVGDGAVVAGAGDRDGDPAAGRPAVTVEHCEEKSYSVVNVKCKDRSKLLFDIVCTLTDMQYVVFHAAVSSEGTYGIQELYIRRKDGKTLLKHEAEKVIRCIEAAISRRVSEGFTLELCGRDRVGLLSDVTRVLREHGLTVTRADVTTVGEQAMNVFYVRDPSGQLVDMKTIEGLRGEVGQTVMLNVKRVPGTVAKAPEPAGGLARTSFFSFGSLLAKLRA; this comes from the exons ATGCTGCCGTACTTCGATCCGGAGTACGAGAACTTCAACCAACGCATCAACCCTCCCCG GGTATGCATTGACAACACCACATGTAGTGACTGCACCTTAGTGAAG GTTGACAGCATGAACAAGAATGGCATTCTGCTGGAGGTGCTGCAGGTCCTGAGCGATCTCGACCTCCACATCTCGAAAGCGTACATTACCTCGGATGGTGGATGGTTCATGGATG TGTTTCATGTGGTGGACAAGCAAGGACAGAAGGTGACTGACGAGAAGACCATTAAGTACATCGAGAAG gcTTTAGGTCCAGAGAGCAATTTGCTTGGCGCAAACGGCAGCAACTCACCGGGAAGATCGGTCGGGATGCACTCGATCGGAGACCACACCGCCATCGAGCTGAAGGGGCCCGACAGGGCCGGCCTCCTGTCGGAGATATTCGCAGTGCTCGCCGACCTGCAGTGCAACGTCCTGGCCGCCGAGGTATGGACGCACCGGACGCGCGTCGCCTGCGTTGTGTACGTGAACGACGTCGCCACGGGCCAGGCCATCGACGACCCGCGCCGGCTGTCCCGGATCGAGGACCGGCTGCGGCACGTGCTCCGCGGGTACGGCGGGGGCGACGACGACGGCCGCGGCACGCACGCCAACTTCGCCGTCGGGTCGACGTCGCACCACGTGGACCGGCGGCTGCACCAGCTCATGAACGCCGACGTGGACTTCGACGGCGTCGGCGACGGCGCGGTGGTGGCGGGAGCCGGCGACCGCGACGGTGACCCGGCGGCGGGCAGGCCGGCGGTGACCGTGGAGCACTGCGAGGAAAAGTCCTACTCGGTGGTGAACGTCAAGTGCAAGGACCGGTCCAAGCTGCTGTTCGACATCGTGTGCACGCTCACGGACATGCAGTACGTCGTGTTCCATGCGGCCGTGTCGTCTGAGGgcacctacggcatccag gagcTGTACATTCGTCGCAAGGATGGTAAAACGCTTCTGAAACACGAAGCAGAGAAGGTGATCAGGTGCATCGAAGCAGCGATCTCGAGAAGAGTATCCGAG GGCTTCACCCTGGAGCTGTGCGGCAGGGACCGGGTGGGCCTGCTGTCGGACGTGACGAGGGTGCTCCGCGAGCACGGCCTGACGGTGACCCGGGCCGACGTGACGACGGTGGGGGAGCAGGCCATGAACGTCTTCTACGTCCGCGACCCCTCGGGCCAGCTGGTGGACATGAAGACCATCGAGGGTCTCAGGGGGGAGGTCGGCCAGACCGTCATGCTGAATGTCAAGAGGGTGCCTGGTACCGTCGCCAAGGCGCCGGAGCCCGCCGGCGGCCTTGCCAGGACCAGCTTCTTCTCCTTCGGCAGCCTCCTCGCCAAGCTCCGGGCCTGA